One window of Scheffersomyces stipitis CBS 6054 chromosome 1, whole genome shotgun sequence genomic DNA carries:
- the PUF6 gene encoding pumilio-family RNA binding domain-containing protein yields the protein MVSKTKTVKRAAPKELAKSHKKAKIAEKLPSPPTESESEDLESSGNDISDSSEDELDEMDKDSEDSEDELDNLDEEDDIEEEEDDDDDNEDGPVDPNKKSSKEQHAEQRKLLAERKLQRKSGNEVQQIKSLWERLRVNKPTPPKEVRDKLCNEIWELSKDVILDLVMKHDASRVVQTLVKYSSKERRDAVVNALKGNYYTLATSSYGKYLLVKLLHYGSKEARAVIVNELHGKLRKLMRHKEGAYVVEDLFVLYSSAEQRQQMIREFWGAEYAVFKESGKGKTVLEVTKESTEKKQLITSNLIGTIKASVEKGSTGFQILHAAMREYVSILEDDIEVNDSAIRDFIDLLNEQFAELVHTQEGADVASTLIALANAKERKLIIRSLKSHTNELIKNEYGNLVLITLFSTVDDTVLLHKSFSAEIFTPELLPELIKDKFSRRPLLYLLKGLDGKYFNPLVQKQIKKYVELAYKKTSKKPQEQRRAELQVKALPLLYTGVLSTVNHENPDKTIEKLLSVNIAAQFVTELILTNTESEEVNTKLRGELVDAIFDRTAQGDILEDFHLVNKVPFISRTLKALIQANEFKFNNESKKLESVKEAVKIPGIGAEFASRFATEVLDSGKLLDWTTGQGAFVIVSVFEVLQISKDSKFKDLSKELKKIKKDLSKNKDNKGAQLLLALL from the exons ATGGTGTCCAAGACTAAAACCGTTAAACGTGCAGCCCCTAAGGAGCTTGCCAAGAGTCACAAGAAGGCCAAAATTGCAGAAAAGCTCCCATCTCCACCTACTGAGTCTGAATCTGAGGACTTGGAATCGTCAGGAAACGACATCTCTGATTCCTCAGAAGATGAGCTAGACGAAATGGACAAGGACAGcgaagattctgaagacGAATTGGACAACttagatgaagaagatgacatagaa gaagaagaagacgatgatgatgacaatGAAGACGGCCCAGTGGATCCTAATAAGAAGTCTTCCAAGGAACAACACGCCGAACAACGTAAGTTGTTGGCTGAACGTAAATTACAAAGAAAGTCTGGTAACGAAGTGCAGCAGATCAAGAGTTTATGGGAAAGACTTCGTGTGAACAAGCCTACACCTCCAAAGGAAGTCCGTGACAAGTTGTGTAATGAGATTTGGGAATTATCGAAGGATGTTATTCTCGATTTGGTTATGAAGCACGATGCCTCTAGAGTTGTCCAAACCCTTGTCAAGTACTCTTcgaaagaaagaagagatgCTGTGGTCAATGCCTTGAAAGGTAACTACTATACATTGGCTACTTCTTCGTATGGTAAATATCTCTTGGTCAAGCTTTTGCATTATGGGTCCAAGGAGGCAAGAGCTGTTATTGTCAATGAATTGCATGGAAAGTTGCGTAAGTTGATGAGACACAAGGAAGGTGCCTATGTAGTAGAAGATTTATTTGTGTTGTACTCTTCTGCCGAACAGAGACAGCAGATGATCAGAGAGTTCTGGGGTGCAGAGTATGCCGTGTTCAAGGAGTCGGGCAAGGGAAAGACTGTTTTGGAAGTTACAAAAGAATCCACCGAAAAGAAGCAGCTTATTACCTCCAATTTGATCGGTACAATCAAGGCATCTGTAGAAAAGGGCTCTACCGGTTTCCAGATCTTACATGCTGCCATGAGAGAATACGTTTCTATCTTGGAAGACGACATTGAAGTCAACGACTCTGCCATTAGAGACTTCATCGACTTGTTAAACGAACAATTTGCTGAATTGGTACATACACAAGAAGGTGCTGATGTTGCTTCTACTTTGATTGCTCTTGCCAACGCTAAGGAACGTAAGTTGATCATCAGATCGTTGAAATCTCACACTAACGAATTAATCAAGAACGAGTACGGTAACCTTGTGTTGATCACCTTGTTCTCCACTGTAGACGATACTGTGTTGCTTCACAAGTCGTTCAGTGCAGAGATCTTTACTCCTGAATTACTTCCagaattgatcaaggatAAGTTTTCCAGAAGACCACTCTTGTACTTATTGAAGGGATTGGATGGAAAATACTTCAACCCGCTCgttcagaagcagataAAGAAATACGTAGAATTAGCATACAAGAAGACTTCCAAAAAACCACAGGAGCAAAGAAGAGCTGAATTGCAAGTCAAGGCGTTGCCTTTACTCTATACTGGTGTCTTATCAACTGTAAACCACGAAAACCCAGACAAGACGATCGAAAAATTGTTGTCGGTGAATATTGCTGCTCAGTTTGTCACggagttgatcttgacCAATACTGAAAGCGAGGAGGTTAACACTAAATTAAGAGGAGAATTGGTAGATGCCATCTTCGACAGAACTGCCCAAGGTGACATCTTGGAAGATTTTCATTTGGTCAACAAAGTTCCATTCATCTCGAGAACTTTAAAGGCTTTGATCCAAGCCAAcgagttcaagttcaacaacgaatccaagaagttggaatcGGTCAAGGAAGCTGTAAAGATTCCAGGCATTGGAGCTGAGTTTGCTAGCAGATTCGCTACCGAAGTGTTGGACTCTGGCAAACTTTTGGACTGGACCACTGGTCAAGGAGCCTTTGTCATCGTATCCGTGTTTGAGGTTTTACAAATACTGAAGGACTCCAAATTCAAGGACCTTtccaaggaattgaagaaaatcaagaaggacCTCTCTAAGAACAAGGACAACAAGGGTGCCCAATTATTGTTGGCTCTTCTCTGA
- the PEX2 gene encoding peroxisome assembly protein (Peroxin-2), whose translation MIPISYPSPRVSQLDAHILDSELLSLLKEQLASIFQLHTNSRFSYSQNPELWSLLLNVLVFKLTVWKSGSSYGLALQNLKLTDSKTNKLIGVSKRSLLLALLVGDYLYSKLQSYLYSLDDNDRSEPYSFALFNRVKSYVYRNRTALISSVDNGFKTLNLINFMLFLVNGKYPSLIHRALRITMTPIASDLLRFNGSNVNFEFQNRQLVWNVMTEFLVFLLPLLQLNKLRKMARQALSTSKSQEKTTIISPYTNLPLSQCAICHDNNNQAAASGMKSFTTSGNITNPYVTNCGHIYCYVCISTRFNAIKASGEELPCLRCGSKLEWFREYGTSEDGTNEVDTDAILYELEAIDEEEEEEIGSALVKTQSLSKPDDGDEDGSDQDEYSEEEDFDEDEAMDM comes from the exons ATGATCCCCATATCGTATCCTTCGCCCAGAGTATCACAGCTCGACGCCCATATTTTGGATTCCGAGTTGTTGTCGTTGCTCAAGGAACAACTAGCATCtattttccaacttcatACAAATAGCAGATTCTCATATAGTCAGAATCCTGAGCTCTGGTCGCTTCTTCTAAATGTACTTGTATTCAAGCTCACGGTGTGGAAATCAGGCTCTTCATACGGCTTGGCGCTacagaacttgaagcttACCGATTCAAAGACCAACAAACTTATTGGTGTTTCCAAAAGATCGCTACTTCTAGCCCTTCTTGTGGGAGACTATCTTTACAGTAAGCTCCAGTCGTACTTGTATTCTCTTGATGACAACGACAGATCCGAGCCATACTCGTTTGCTTTGTTCAACAGGGTGAAAAGTTACGTCTACCGTAACCGAACAGCGCTTATTAGCAGTGTCGATAATGGGTTCAAGACGCTTAAcctcatcaacttcatgCTTTTTCTAGTTAATGGAAAATATCCTTCACTCATCCATCGTGCTCTCAGAATAACCATGACTCCTATAGCGTCTGATTTGTTGAGATTCAACGGGAGTAACGTTAATTTCGAGTTCCAGAATAGGCAGTTGGTCTGGAACGTCATGACCGAATTCTTAGTGTTCCTCTTACCTTTGCTCCAGTTGAATAAGCTTCGTAAAATGGCCAGACAGGCTCTCAGCACATCGAAAAGTCAGGAGAAAACAACCATAATATCTCCATACACGAATTTGCCATTATCACAATGCGCAATTTGTCATGATAACAATAACCAGGCTGCTGCTTCTGGGATGAAGTCGTTCACTACTTCCGGTAACATCACCAACCCATATGTAACCAATTGTGGACATATTTATTGCTATGTCTGTATATCTACGAGATTCAATGCTATAAAGGCATCGGGAGAAGAGCTTCCTTGTCTCCGTTGTGGACTGAAATTGGAATGGTTCAGAGAATACGGAACTTCTGAGGATGGCACTAATGAGGTAGATACAGATGCGATATTATATGAATTGGAGGCCatagacgaagaagaggaggaggagATTGGATCTGCTTTGGTTAAAACTCAATCTCTAAGCA AGCCAGACGACGGTGACGAAGATGGCAGCGACCAGGATGAGTACAGCGAAGAGGAAGActttgacgaagacgaagcCATGGACATGTAA